From the genome of Rhinoderma darwinii isolate aRhiDar2 chromosome 1, aRhiDar2.hap1, whole genome shotgun sequence:
TGTTGTTGCTACTTGGAGATGAATTAATGTCCAACATTCTAAACATTAATATGGCTTCTCTTCTGTGTGACTTCTCACGTGTTTAATAAGACTTGTTTTTTGTATAAAACTTTTCCCACAttttgaacatgaatatggcttctctcctgtgtgacgtcTCATGtgtataacaagacttgatttattttttaagcatttcccacattctgaacatggatagggtttctctcctgtgtgacttctctgatgtttaacaagaCCTGTTTTATCtgtaaagcatttcccacattcagaacatggatatggtttctctcctgtgtgacttctctgatgtttaacaagaCCTGTTTTATCTGtatagcatttcccacattcagaacatgcatacggcttctctcctgtgtgacttcgcttctctcctgtgtgacttctcacatgtctaacaagacttgatttatctttaaaacatttcccacattcagaaCATAAATACGGCTTCTCCCCGGTGTGACTTCTTTCATGTATAGCAAAACTCAATTTATCTTtaaaatatttcccacattctgaacatgaaaatggaTTACCTCCTGTGTGAGTTTTCTGATGTCTAACAATACTCGATTTATCTCTAAAACATttgccacattctgaacatgaatatggtttctctcctgtgtgacttctcccaTGTTTAACAAGATTCGATTtaattgtaaaacatttcccacattctgaacatgaatatggtttctcccctgtgtgaattctctcatgtataagaAGATgcgatttatttgtaaaacatttcccacattctgaacatgaatatagtTTCTCCccagtgtgaattctctcatgtataagaAGATGCGATTTAtctttaaaacatttcccacatttcaAACATAAATATGGTTTCAATCCTGTGTGAATTCTATGATGTTTGACAAGGCCTGATTTATATATAAACCATTTCCCACAttttgaacatgaatatggcttctctcctgtgtgacttttcTCGTGTATAACAAGACTTGTTCTATCTTTAAagcacttcccacattctgaacatggatatggtttctctcctgtgtgaattctctgatgctTAACAAGACCTGTTTTATCTGTAAAGCATTTGCCACATtcagaacatgaatacggcttctctcctgtgtgaattctcacatgtctaacaagacttggtttatctttaaaacatttctcacattctggacatgaatacgGTTTCTTTTCTGTGTGACTTCTttcatgtttaacaagatttgatttatccgtaaaacatttcccacattctgaacatgaatacggcttctctcctgtgtgaattctctcatgtataaccagATTTGACTTCTctctaaaacatttcccacattctgaacatgtatATGGTTTCTCTccggtgtgaattctctgatgtgtAATAAGATTTGATTTTGtaacaaaacatttcccacattctgaacataaatACGGCTTCTCCCCGGTGCGACTTCTTTCATGTATATCAAAACTCGATTTATCTTTAAAATatctcccacattctgaacatgaatatggtttctctcctgtgtgaattctctgatgtatAATAAGGCTTGATTTAtcagtaaaacatttcccacattctaaacatgaatatggtttctctcctgtgtgacttctctcatgtttaacaagatccgatttatttgtaaaacatttcccacattctgaacatgaatatggtttcgcccctgtgtgaattctctcatgtataagaAGATGCGATTTAtctttaaaacatttcccacatttaaAACATAAATATGGTTTCAATCTTGTGTGAATTCTATGATGTTTGACAAGGCCTGATTTATATATAAACCATTTCCCACAttttgaacatgaatatggcttctctcctgtgtgacttttcTCGTGTATAACAAGACTTGTTCTATCTTTAAagcacttcccacattctgaacatggatatggtttctctcctgtgtgaattctctgatgtttaacaagacctgttttatctgtaaaacatttcccacattcagaacatgaatacggcttctctcctgtgtgaattctcacatgtctaacaagacttggtttatctttaaaacatttctcacattctggacatgaatacgGTTTCTTTTCTGTGTGACTTCTttcatgtttaacaagatttgatttatccgtaaaacatttcccacattctgaacatgaatacggcttctctcctgtgtgaattctctcatgtataaccagATTTGACTTTTctctaaaacatttcccacattctgaacatgtatATGGTTTCTCTccggtgtgaattctctgatgtatAATAAGGCTTGATTTAtcagtaaaacatttcccacattctgaacatgaatatggtttctcccctgtgtgaattctctcatgtgtaagaAGAAGCGATTTAtatttaaaacatttcccacattctgaacatgaatatagcTTTTCCCCTGTGTGAGTTactcggcacgtaaaatgacctgCGCTTTTTGTGAACGGTTTACCACATTGAAAACTTTTACCTCCTTTCTGAGCTGTagtaacaatctgtgattggtcaggagaaggttcctcatgattaggggaattatatgatagatctgtactgtgaagtcctTGATGTACGGTAAAGGTAgtgaggttttctcctgaagactgctgcatgacAGCTTCATCTTTGACCTTATACTTTAGAAATGACATGAAGTTTTCCTCACAGTTCTTACAGGaattttctgttaggattaaaaatggatttcataattttatttttcaaaccATAAAGCAAACACTATAGCATTCCTATCgggctggaaacacacatgcagtttccggtgcattttttttttagatgtggaTGCAGCAGGATAAGCCATTCTGATTGAATCCATCgatggctttggttaaaaaaaactgcaaggaaaagtgccacaaATATTGCGATTCCTGCCTCATGAAGCCCAGTAGAATACTTTAAAACATAATCAAGCACAGATTTGATCTACATCCAGTCACCACTTTTATAACAAAACTTGACTTAATAAAACTCAAAAATATTAAAAGCATAAACTTATCTGGGCAATGGAGCCTGTCCTCTGCCAACAC
Proteins encoded in this window:
- the LOC142654947 gene encoding uncharacterized protein LOC142654947 isoform X2, which produces MITGPAENTGSLLTIKGSAISSQSPKAAHHCPNRNVMEPAPTGFDGSSRINPPERSHSPLYSQDCPEENYNVPENQPSENLIDIKVEVKDEAEEETDLMADQQYGSSRRNPPERSLYSQDCPEENHNVPENHQGEDLTNIKVEDEVEEERVRGDQPCKSDVEEEIPGGVTTDLSCRRNSPERCHSPLYSQDFPEENHNVPENCQGDNLIDIKVEEVKAELEEETELMTDQQYGSSRRNPPERCPSPLYSQDCTDENHNVPENHQGEDLTNIKVEDEAEERVRGDQPCKSEVEEEIPGGVTTENSCKNCEENFMSFLKYKVKDEAVMQQSSGENLTTFTVHQGLHSTDLSYNSPNHEEPSPDQSQIVTTAQKGGKSFQCGKPFTKSAGHFTCRVTHTGEKLYSCSECGKCFKYKSLLLTHERIHTGEKPYSCSECGKCFTDKSSLIIHQRIHTGEKPYTCSECGKCFREKSNLVIHERIHTGEKPYSCSECGKCFTDKSNLVKHERSHTEKKPYSCPECEKCFKDKPSLVRHVRIHTGEKPYSCSECGKCFTDKTGLVKHQRIHTGEKPYPCSECGKCFKDRTSLVIHEKSHTGEKPYSCSKCGKWFIYKSGLVKHHRIHTRLKPYLCFKCGKCFKDKSHLLIHERIHTGAKPYSCSECGKCFTNKSDLVKHERSHTGEKPYSCLECGKCFTDKSSLIIHQRIHTGEKPYSCSECGRYFKDKSSFDIHERSRTGEKPYLCSECGKCFVTKSNLITHQRIHTGEKPYTCSECGKCFREKSNLVIHERIHTGEKPYSCSECGKCFTDKSNLVKHERSHTEKKPYSCPECEKCFKDKPSLVRHVRIHTGEKPYSCSECGKCFTDKTGLVKHQRIHTGEKPYPCSECGKCFKDRTSLVIHEKSHTGEKPYSCSKCGKWFIYKSGLVKHHRIHTGLKPYLCLKCGKCFKDKSHLLIHERIHTGEKLYSCSECGKCFTNKSHLLIHERIHTGEKPYSCSECGKCFTIKSNLVKHGRSHTGEKPYSCSECGKCFRDKSSIVRHQKTHTGGNPFSCSECGKYFKDKLSFAIHERSHTGEKPYLCSECGKCFKDKSSLVRHVRSHTGEKRSHTGEKPYACSECGKCYTDKTGLVKHQRSHTGEKPYPCSECGKCFTDKTGLVKHQRSHTGEKPYPCSECGKCLKNKSSLVIHMRRHTGEKPYSCSKCGKSFIQKTSLIKHVRSHTEEKPY
- the LOC142654947 gene encoding uncharacterized protein LOC142654947 isoform X1 encodes the protein MITGPAENTGSLLTIKGSAISSQSPKAAHHCPNRNVMEPAPTGFGNDGSSRINPPERSHSPLYSQDCPEENYNVPENQPSENLIDIKVEVKDEAEEETDLMADQQYGSSRRNPPERSLYSQDCPEENHNVPENHQGEDLTNIKVEDEVEEERVRGDQPCKSDVEEEIPGGVTTDLSCRRNSPERCHSPLYSQDFPEENHNVPENCQGDNLIDIKVEEVKAELEEETELMTDQQYGSSRRNPPERCPSPLYSQDCTDENHNVPENHQGEDLTNIKVEDEAEERVRGDQPCKSEVEEEIPGGVTTENSCKNCEENFMSFLKYKVKDEAVMQQSSGENLTTFTVHQGLHSTDLSYNSPNHEEPSPDQSQIVTTAQKGGKSFQCGKPFTKSAGHFTCRVTHTGEKLYSCSECGKCFKYKSLLLTHERIHTGEKPYSCSECGKCFTDKSSLIIHQRIHTGEKPYTCSECGKCFREKSNLVIHERIHTGEKPYSCSECGKCFTDKSNLVKHERSHTEKKPYSCPECEKCFKDKPSLVRHVRIHTGEKPYSCSECGKCFTDKTGLVKHQRIHTGEKPYPCSECGKCFKDRTSLVIHEKSHTGEKPYSCSKCGKWFIYKSGLVKHHRIHTRLKPYLCFKCGKCFKDKSHLLIHERIHTGAKPYSCSECGKCFTNKSDLVKHERSHTGEKPYSCLECGKCFTDKSSLIIHQRIHTGEKPYSCSECGRYFKDKSSFDIHERSRTGEKPYLCSECGKCFVTKSNLITHQRIHTGEKPYTCSECGKCFREKSNLVIHERIHTGEKPYSCSECGKCFTDKSNLVKHERSHTEKKPYSCPECEKCFKDKPSLVRHVRIHTGEKPYSCSECGKCFTDKTGLVKHQRIHTGEKPYPCSECGKCFKDRTSLVIHEKSHTGEKPYSCSKCGKWFIYKSGLVKHHRIHTGLKPYLCLKCGKCFKDKSHLLIHERIHTGEKLYSCSECGKCFTNKSHLLIHERIHTGEKPYSCSECGKCFTIKSNLVKHGRSHTGEKPYSCSECGKCFRDKSSIVRHQKTHTGGNPFSCSECGKYFKDKLSFAIHERSHTGEKPYLCSECGKCFKDKSSLVRHVRSHTGEKRSHTGEKPYACSECGKCYTDKTGLVKHQRSHTGEKPYPCSECGKCFTDKTGLVKHQRSHTGEKPYPCSECGKCLKNKSSLVIHMRRHTGEKPYSCSKCGKSFIQKTSLIKHVRSHTEEKPY
- the LOC142654947 gene encoding uncharacterized protein LOC142654947 isoform X4, whose translation is MITGPAENTGSLLTIKGSAISSQSPKAAHHCPNRNVMEPAPTGFGNDGSSRRNPPERSLYSQDCPEENHNVPENHQGEDLTNIKVEDEVEEERVRGDQPCKSDVEEEIPGGVTTDLSCRRNSPERCHSPLYSQDFPEENHNVPENCQGDNLIDIKVEEVKAELEEETELMTDQQYGSSRRNPPERCPSPLYSQDCTDENHNVPENHQGEDLTNIKVEDEAEERVRGDQPCKSEVEEEIPGGVTTENSCKNCEENFMSFLKYKVKDEAVMQQSSGENLTTFTVHQGLHSTDLSYNSPNHEEPSPDQSQIVTTAQKGGKSFQCGKPFTKSAGHFTCRVTHTGEKLYSCSECGKCFKYKSLLLTHERIHTGEKPYSCSECGKCFTDKSSLIIHQRIHTGEKPYTCSECGKCFREKSNLVIHERIHTGEKPYSCSECGKCFTDKSNLVKHERSHTEKKPYSCPECEKCFKDKPSLVRHVRIHTGEKPYSCSECGKCFTDKTGLVKHQRIHTGEKPYPCSECGKCFKDRTSLVIHEKSHTGEKPYSCSKCGKWFIYKSGLVKHHRIHTRLKPYLCFKCGKCFKDKSHLLIHERIHTGAKPYSCSECGKCFTNKSDLVKHERSHTGEKPYSCLECGKCFTDKSSLIIHQRIHTGEKPYSCSECGRYFKDKSSFDIHERSRTGEKPYLCSECGKCFVTKSNLITHQRIHTGEKPYTCSECGKCFREKSNLVIHERIHTGEKPYSCSECGKCFTDKSNLVKHERSHTEKKPYSCPECEKCFKDKPSLVRHVRIHTGEKPYSCSECGKCFTDKTGLVKHQRIHTGEKPYPCSECGKCFKDRTSLVIHEKSHTGEKPYSCSKCGKWFIYKSGLVKHHRIHTGLKPYLCLKCGKCFKDKSHLLIHERIHTGEKLYSCSECGKCFTNKSHLLIHERIHTGEKPYSCSECGKCFTIKSNLVKHGRSHTGEKPYSCSECGKCFRDKSSIVRHQKTHTGGNPFSCSECGKYFKDKLSFAIHERSHTGEKPYLCSECGKCFKDKSSLVRHVRSHTGEKRSHTGEKPYACSECGKCYTDKTGLVKHQRSHTGEKPYPCSECGKCFTDKTGLVKHQRSHTGEKPYPCSECGKCLKNKSSLVIHMRRHTGEKPYSCSKCGKSFIQKTSLIKHVRSHTEEKPY
- the LOC142654947 gene encoding uncharacterized protein LOC142654947 isoform X3, with product MEPAPTGFGNDGSSRINPPERSHSPLYSQDCPEENYNVPENQPSENLIDIKVEVKDEAEEETDLMADQQYGSSRRNPPERSLYSQDCPEENHNVPENHQGEDLTNIKVEDEVEEERVRGDQPCKSDVEEEIPGGVTTDLSCRRNSPERCHSPLYSQDFPEENHNVPENCQGDNLIDIKVEEVKAELEEETELMTDQQYGSSRRNPPERCPSPLYSQDCTDENHNVPENHQGEDLTNIKVEDEAEERVRGDQPCKSEVEEEIPGGVTTENSCKNCEENFMSFLKYKVKDEAVMQQSSGENLTTFTVHQGLHSTDLSYNSPNHEEPSPDQSQIVTTAQKGGKSFQCGKPFTKSAGHFTCRVTHTGEKLYSCSECGKCFKYKSLLLTHERIHTGEKPYSCSECGKCFTDKSSLIIHQRIHTGEKPYTCSECGKCFREKSNLVIHERIHTGEKPYSCSECGKCFTDKSNLVKHERSHTEKKPYSCPECEKCFKDKPSLVRHVRIHTGEKPYSCSECGKCFTDKTGLVKHQRIHTGEKPYPCSECGKCFKDRTSLVIHEKSHTGEKPYSCSKCGKWFIYKSGLVKHHRIHTRLKPYLCFKCGKCFKDKSHLLIHERIHTGAKPYSCSECGKCFTNKSDLVKHERSHTGEKPYSCLECGKCFTDKSSLIIHQRIHTGEKPYSCSECGRYFKDKSSFDIHERSRTGEKPYLCSECGKCFVTKSNLITHQRIHTGEKPYTCSECGKCFREKSNLVIHERIHTGEKPYSCSECGKCFTDKSNLVKHERSHTEKKPYSCPECEKCFKDKPSLVRHVRIHTGEKPYSCSECGKCFTDKTGLVKHQRIHTGEKPYPCSECGKCFKDRTSLVIHEKSHTGEKPYSCSKCGKWFIYKSGLVKHHRIHTGLKPYLCLKCGKCFKDKSHLLIHERIHTGEKLYSCSECGKCFTNKSHLLIHERIHTGEKPYSCSECGKCFTIKSNLVKHGRSHTGEKPYSCSECGKCFRDKSSIVRHQKTHTGGNPFSCSECGKYFKDKLSFAIHERSHTGEKPYLCSECGKCFKDKSSLVRHVRSHTGEKRSHTGEKPYACSECGKCYTDKTGLVKHQRSHTGEKPYPCSECGKCFTDKTGLVKHQRSHTGEKPYPCSECGKCLKNKSSLVIHMRRHTGEKPYSCSKCGKSFIQKTSLIKHVRSHTEEKPY